In Canis lupus baileyi chromosome 19, mCanLup2.hap1, whole genome shotgun sequence, the sequence GCCGGATCTGAATTTCCCTGGGGCTGCTGACCTCCCCACCTGCTATGTTAAGGAGCAAGAAACCAGTGTCTGGAACCCTAACTTTCATGCAGTGGCTCAGGGCTCAAGGGAAGCAACTCCAGGACAGGAGGATGGCATCACCACCAGCTGCCGGGTGACTGGGATAGTGAAAGATAACTCTGGGCCACCTGAATGTGAGTCCTCACCATCAGTGGCTGTCGCATGCCCAGCCCCCACTGTTAACCCTTCACCCACTGCCATTCCACCCATCACTATGGTGGAGTTCACCCAGGAATATGTAAATGCTGACTCTCATGACCGAGACCatgagaaggagcaggagagatCGAATTCTCCCGAGGAGGGGGCTTTGTTCAACCAAGTGCCCCAGCCGAAGAAAGCAATGCGCCGGGCCCTGTCAGAATGTTCTCACCTCTCAGTTCCCCCAGCCGTCAACCTTGCAGAGAAGTATCCTGAACTCCCTGCCCGAGAAGAGCTTTCTTCTGGCCCGCTGCCTCTCACTAGCAGCCCCGTGCCAAGTCCTACGCCCAGGAAACTGGGGGCTCCTGCCGTCAGGCGCTCCATGACAGTGGCTGAGGGACAGACAGCCAGCTACACGTTGAACCCCGGGGAACTGCCCAGCCCGTCTCTCGAACAGACACCTGCTTTGGTCTGCGAGGAACCTGTGgccaaggagagagaggagcTGACCCCCTTCGGCAACCGCGTAGGTAGCAACTCTGGGAAGAAGGAGCTGGGCCTCACTGGGTTGTGTCTCCATGGGAAGCTGGAGCAGATCCCTGAAGTTAGTAGCAAGGAAAGAGGACACGAAGATGGTAGTGAAACAAGAATGGATTCATGCTCCCAGGCCTGCCCAGGAGGTGAGAAGCAGCCGGGACAGACAGCTCtggcagggaagaaagaaattcagGTCACTGCAACCCAGAGCACTCCATCGTTCCAGTGTGAAGAGACCCCACGTGATGGTATGTTTCTAAATTTTGCTTCCATGGGGAACAAGCAGACAGCGAGGAAGAAACCAAAGTGACAGATTACCGGCAGGAGCGTTAGGCAGCCTGTTACCGCTGGAGTCTGTGAGCCTAAGGGAAAGCGGAATTCTTTGCATGGGAAGGTTGCTGGGAATGAGACTAGAGCATGAACAAAGTGCAGCTAGCTAGGTCAGCCTCAGTGCTGCTGGTGTCTTGGGTAGTGGGGCTTGAGGGTGTGGGCTGATGGGGTCAGAGGGTGCTGGACATAAGGAGAAGAGCCCCTTCCTTGACCTCATGTCACCCTgtccaccccatcccccatcctctCACCCCTCAGCTCCCTGTTGGTTTGAACCAGATGATTTCTGAGCCCTAAATCATCCAATCACAACTGATTGATTTCCTTGCTTGAAAATCTGCCACTGTGTGCATTCACAATGGGCGTATCTGCACAAACCTCCTCTCATTAAGTAGCACAGCCTGGGTGCAAgctctgttttccattttgcttttgagAACATTTTACTTTTGTTCCAGTGGAAAAAGAGCCTTTTGAAGCTGgctatttaatattcttttcctgTTCTTCATGTTTGACCCAGTCTTGCTTCTAGTCTTCTCTTTCTGTATACGTGTGGGGAGAATTtgtggggagaagagaaaggagagagaaggagagacttGCACTTAATAAACAACTAAATGTCATGGTCTTTGTGGctgctttctgtctttcttcctggctcttctcttctccacccccatcccacccccaccccgccagcTTATTGTTGGTGGTCTACAAAAGCTTGTTTTCCTCCGAGTCCAGTTTGAGCTCAAAGGGCCATGATTCCCAAGCTGGTTAATGGGGATTTAAATCATGTGtgttgtttgtaaaaaaaaaaaaaaaagaaagaaaaaagaaaaaatagcctCTTCCTCTAACATTTATTCTTTGAGTACATTTTCATGAAGTTTTTtaggcattttcttttaaaattagaagtgaTATTTTCTAGGGGAAGGGGAAGTTCAGGACCCCAGAAGACTagtcagtttttttgtttttgtttttgtttttgtttttttaatggagataGGAAAGAAGCTTCGTATCTCCTCTGTGACTTAGGACTCCAAGATGACAAGAACTCAGATATTATGCTGTTTCTTGCTTCTAGCTGTGGCAGAACCACAAGCCCCCATGGATAGGATTGTGTCCCCTTTTTTTGATCCGCTGGTGCCTGGTCTTGTGCCATACACCTTCTAGGTGGTAATGAGCgcagatttttatttcaaaaccagTTCATCCCCGTTCATGCTAACAGAAGTTCATGGtggtaggaaaaaaatgtcaagtaACTAACTTGCAAACCTCACTGATCTGTTCACCTAAGAAAATGTTTAAGTGCTGACACTACTAAACACTAGGTAGGTAAAACTAGATAAAGATTCAtttactgggcagccctggtggcacagcagtttagcgccgcctgcagcccagggcgtgatctggagaccctggatcgagtcccacgtcaggctctctgcatggagcctgcttgtgtctctgcctctctctctctctctctctctccctgcatctctatgaataaataaataaaatcttgaaaaaaaaaaagattcatttacttaACACGCTTACCATATGCTGGTTGCTGGATATTGTCATTACGTTGTCAAGCAAGTTATGATCTgattggggtgggggaaaggaacAGTGAGGGAGTTGTGAATCATGGACACTACCTGGAGGAGGTGGTTTGGAAGCCTTGGATGTCTAACATTGCGAGGGAAAGCCTTTCAGGCAAAGGAACCTGTGTAAACAAAGGTGTGAAGCCCAGACAGCTCACATTAGGTAAAAGAACAAGGACCAGTATTCATGGGGCACCCTTGTAAGGATTACTTAATTTCAAAGAACGGAAACACACTCAGAGGAACTCCAATATATTAAAAAGGTGTTTATTGACAGGGAGTCTCAGGGAATCCAGTCGCAGGAAGTGTATCCCGGTTGCAGCCATTGTGTGCCTTTCAAGACATCTGCTTTGCCCTAAACATGTGTTCCATTCTCTTCCCTTCTGAGAACTATTTTTCCTCTGCCATCTCTTACTTCCTTGGTGACCCTGGTCCGCATAGGACATTGGATTGCCGTGGTCTGGGCTCTGTGCCCCATGTGATGCTACCTTATACGTACTCTTATATCTGTTTACCTCATTCATCTGGGAGCCTCTTAGGAGAAGAGTGTGAGTTGAGCAAACATGTCCAAGCCATTTGTACATACGTGGCCAGAAATAATGGGAGAACAAGTCTAAAGAGTTGTTTGGAACCCAAATCTCAAATACAGGAAgatgttaaaaacaacaacaacaacaacaacaacaactggtGGCTGCCTCTGACAATAATGTGGTCCAAAGTCAGCTTTGGAATGATTCACCTGTTCTCAGTAGATAAGATGAACTGGAAGGCAAAAATTCTTGTGACAACAGCTGGATTCATGTAATAGTAGCAGGTCATATATGACATGAAGGGGAAATATAACAGATGAACTCAACTAATCAACGACTTGAAAACTGGGTGTggaaggtgagagggagagagagagaggagtcaaaGCTGATGCTACGACTCCTCTTTTGTTTCCCAGCAGGTAGTAGCACAAATACTAGAAGAATCCAACAGAAGGGAGAAGTTTTGTGGAACAGTTATGAGTTCTATTTTGAGCACTTTTTCCAAAGTATGAGGACTTTTGGTGGTATCTAGCAATTGGTTGGCATAGACCCCTGAGACAAAGATGGAGGCCACTGGTGAGAAGCACCATCTGGGAGGGAGCCAGCAGTTTCTGCTTATGTGTGTGTCAAGTGTTTTTCACTAGGTGACAGTTACTTAAACAGGTTGAAATGTTACATGTTTATATCATAGGCAGCAGGACTTTGTGTTCATGTTGTTTACTGaaaaaatcctattaaaaatgttcatagtgGTCTGAGGCTAATGGCAATAAGTCACACATTTGGTAAGATATTCTTTCAGcttcctttagaaaaaaagatattagcAGCCTTGCatagtgtttgtttttcttcttcttcttcttcttcttcttcttcttcttcttcttcgtcttcgtcttcttcgtcttcttcgtcttcttcgtcttcttcgtcttcttcgtcttctttttagatttcatttatttattagagagagagcatgtgcaccagcagcaggaggagcagaggaagagggtcaaggagagggagaagggagcctgacctggggctcaatcccaggaccctgggatcatgacctgagccgaagtcagacacttctgagccacccaagtgccctcatAATTTTGAAACAAAGCAAATTCAATTTTGACTAAAAATACATAGGGTCTCAAACATCAAAAAGTACAAAAGATAAGACCACTCGATTTACTTTTTCTTGCTCCTCCTCTAAATACACTGAAAAGAATTCAGCAGACAATTATTAAAGGAATCTGAAAGGTAGAAACAAGAGGGCAGACTGGGTAAGGAGCTTAGGGCTTGAGGAAGGGCAGTGCCCAGTGAGTTGTGTGGGTTTTGTCATGTAATCTTCCATGTACCCAGCTCTGGACCCTCTGGAGTGCCTGCAACCTCAAAATGCCAACAAGCATAGATACCCAAAGGatgaaggggaagagaaggaaaaaacgAAAAGCCTACTTTCCCCTTCCAAAAGACTAGGAAAGGTGAAGCTCTCTTACCCTACCAATCTCCAACAACAGCAGTGGGCTTAGTCCTGCTGAGCAATGCTCAGGAGGGCCTACCTGTTGCCTGTTCCACACTACAGTATGACCTATCCCTAGTCCCCCACCAGGTGACCGCACCAGTGACACCCACAGACCTGGTGTCTTCTAGCCTTTCATCCAGGAGCAGAAGGGGGGACCTTCGGAGGTTTCCTCCTACACTCTTCCCTCCAGCAGCAAAAAGCCGGGTAGTTGCTAACTTCTCCCTGCAGTACCTGCAGAGATTGAACAGGAAGTCAGCCAACACCAGGCAGCCAGAGAATAGGCCAGGAGAAACTGCATTCTATGGGTCCAGCATCACTCAGCTCCCATCTAGTGAAACCACCTGACCTAGGGAAGTGCCTGGAAGTACCAACAGGGATTGAGTGATAGTTGTATGTAGCTAGAACACAGCAGGCCAGAATTGCATTGCAAGAGCTCTGGCAACGAAATTGTCATTGAAACTACACCTAGAACATGCATGCCCAATTTAAACAGTGATTACATGCAAACAtacaaaattaagattttaaagcagccattatCAAATTGTTTCAACAAggaatgataaattattttgaagcaaatgaaaagctagaaaatatcagcaaagaaacaagttataaaaaattccaaaatggaAATTACAGATAGGGAATatacaataattaaataaaaaacatgtcAGATGGGCTCAGTTATTGCACTGGAAATGTCAAGAGATCAGAATCAGTCAACTTGAACACAGATCAATTGAATTTATTCCATCTGAACAGCAGAGAAAATAGGccgaaaaaaaatacttaagctCCTCAGAAATTTCAGGAACAATAATACAAGATCTCACATTCAGATCATTGGAATCCCAAGAGATGAGAAAGACCATGAGACTGAACAGCTATTGGAAGAAATAAGGACTGAAATTTTCCCAAATTTGTTAGAAGACTTAAATCTACAGATTCATGAAACTGAAtgaaccttaaagaaaaaaacctaaggaAGTCTACACCAAGACATATAATTATACTCTGAggactaaagacaaaaaaaaaaaaacaaaaaaaaaaaacctgtaaaacaACCAGAGAGAAATAACACATTAGTTCTTGGGGAACAGCAGTTCAGATGACAGCGTGATTCTTATCAGAAACTATGAGGGCAGGAGGAAGTGGCACCGCATGTTTCAAGGACTAAAAGAAtagtcaggggtgcctgggtggctcattcggttgagtgtctgcctttggctcatgtcgtgatcccaggatcctgtgattgagccccgcatcaggctccctgctcggcagtgagtctgcttctccctctccctttgccccttcccttgctcattcattttctctctctctctctctctcaaataaataaaaatcttaaaaaagaaaaaaggtaagaaCAATCAACTGCAAGTTCTATATCTGGTAAAACTATCCTtcaggaataaagggaaaaataatgacattcataaaagaaaactaagaggATTTGTTGCTAGCAGATATACTCTTAGAGAAAGGCTTAAAGGAAGCTCTTCAAAAAGATAAGATACCATTACAGGAGGAGGCTtggaatttcagaaatgaaagaacaatGAGAACAATGGAACGGATAAAAAAGTAGGGGTAAATATAAGTGGACTAtcctcatgaattttaaaaatcatacctgATGATCAAAGCAAAAATTACAGTACCATCTGATGTGGTGCTTGATGTATGAAAAGGAAATACCTAAGACATTCTGTGTAAAAAGTGGGGAGGATAAAAGATCCTAAATGGAAGTGAGCAAAGCCATATATTCAAAAGTAAAAAgtcaaaatggaatttttaaaaatgttcaagtagCCCACAGGGGAAGGCAATAGAAACagggaacaaataaaaaaaaaaaacagagccgggatccctgggtggcgcagcagtttggcgtctgcctttggcccagggcacgatcctggagacccgggatcgaatcccacatcgggctcccggtgcatggagcctgcttctccctctgcctatgtctctgcctctctctttctctctgtgtgactatcataaaaaaaaaaaaaaaaaaaaaaaaacagagccgCCCTCTGTGCCCTTCTTGCTGACCCCATGCTCCAGTTCCTGCTTGGATTTACTTTTGGCACGATGGTTGGAATGTATCTGGCTCAGAACTGTGACATATCACACCTGGCTAAAGAACttggagaaattaaaaaggacTTGGATGCCAAAAAGAAACTTCCTAGTCATGAAATGGGCTCTTGAACTACCTTCTGGATATTCTGATTCTTCTGTTCTTGAGGGCCTCTTTACCATCTGAAccacaggtttttgttttaaattccagccTCAGTGATTTTCCTCTCTGCTGAATCCTGCGTGCCCTGGGAGCACAAATGGGGCCATGAGTTAAGAACTGTGCTTTTCCAGCATTCtcacctcttcctttcctctttccagcCACTTGAGATGGCCTAAGATGGAATTACGGTACTAGATTAGTAAATGTGACCTTTAATTAATAATGTCTTCTTCATTCTTTGGGATTTCtaccacctttttttaaaaaagaaaaatggatgagTTTTATGTAGCTGATCAGATTTAAATAATGCCGATTACATGGTATAGCAATTATAATGGATGTTTAAACATTTGGTATTAATGTTGtttccaaataattaaaattgaagtccagaggggaaaaaaaacaagtaataaaatggcagtaTAAGCCCTAGCCTATCAGTAATAAATTTAAATGCAAGTAGTCTAAATATTACAACTAAAAGGCAGAGAGTGAAAGAATAGattgtttaaaaattactgaagtaCACGCTGTCTACAATAAATGCATATCAATTATAATGACCATAGATACACGGTTGaaagtaaaagatgaaaaaagatacatcatgttaacattaaattttttaagtggctatattaatatcagacaaagtggACTTTAGAGCAAAGAATAAAGAATCAGTCCATCAGAAGACGGAGCAATTCCAAATGTATATACACCAAAAAGCAGAGCTTCAAAATgtatatgatataaaaaatgatggagctgaaaggaaaaatagataaatccatagTTATGGTTCAGGACTTCTATATCCCAGTCTAAGCAATTGATATAGCTCTTGGACAGAATATTAGCAAAGATAAAGAATAACTTAACAATACCATCACACAACAAGATCCAGTTGACATTTACAGAAATTCcacccaacaacaaaaaaattgaatatatattcttttcaagcacCCAAGGAATATTTGCCAAGATGGATCCTAGGTCATAAAATGAACTTCAATATAcctaaaagattaaaatcatacagAATATGTTGTATGGCCATAATGGGGGTGTAAAGATTGGTGTATGGCAATAATGGAATcaaattaaaaaccaataatTAGACCACAGGAAAATCTTTAatcatttggaaattaaaagtacACTTCTTAATAATCCATGGATCAAGGAGGAAGTTATcacaggaaaattttaaaataaaataagggcatttgggtggctcagttggttaagtgtctgccttcagctcagatcatgatcccagggtcctgggataaagctccgcattgggttccctgttcagtggggagtctgcttctccctcttcctctctgttcttctcacactcgtgttctctctctgaaataaataaagataaaatctttttttttttaagattttatttattcatgggagacacagagaggcagaaacatgggcagagggagaagcaggctcctcacaaggggCTTGATGAAGGACtctatgcgggactcaatctccggatcacaacctgagccaaaggcagatgctcaaccactgagccatccaggcaccccaaaagataaaatcttttttaaaaattaccaatatgGTTGGTAAACCTAGAACAAAATtgccaaagataaaaagaatccaCAAACTACTAACAACAGGAATAGGGGATATCACTATGGCCATTAAAAACATAGAAgtggggcatccctgggtggcgcagcggttttgcacctgcctttggcccggggagcgatcctggagacccaggatcgagtcccacgtcgggctcccggtacatggagcctgcttctccctctgcctgtgtctctgcctctctctctctctctgtgactatcataaataaatcaaaattaaaaaaaaaaaaaacatagaagtgAACAGCAGCAGAATCTTTACACcaccagattttaaaatttagcagAAATTCCTTGGAAACCACAAATTACATAACTCACCCAAGATGAAAGAAATAACCTGAGTAACCATTAatgaaattagattttttaattaaaaagttccTGAGAGATTCACTGTGGGGGATCAccttatatttaaagaataattaacaccAGTTTTACAcattctcttccagaaaatgtAAAAGGAGGGAATACTTCTCATTCATTTTATGAAGTGTGTATTTGTCTGATACCAAAACAGGACAAAGACAGTACAAAACAAACACAGGACCAGTATCTCTCATGACTTagatgtaaaatatttaacatcaCTTCGAGcaacataattaaaataactaCACACAACAGCCCAATGGAATTTATCCCAGATAGACATGGCTGGCTTAGTAATCAAAAAACCAAATCCACATAATCCATATCAACaatctaaaaataattcataagcaCAGAAATGCTCTCAACAAAACCCTACACCCGTTTATGATAAAACACTCATCAAAGGTTAGAagaactttctcaacttgatCAACTTAATCTACAAAAAAGCCTACTGTAAtaccacatttaatagtgaaatacCAAGTGCTTTCCCCCATAGACTGGGAAGAAGGCAAGGGTGCCTTTTCCTACCACACCTACTTAATAGTTATTCTGGAAGTTCTGATTAGCACAACaaagtaaagagaaataaaagagcatatagattagaaaggaagaaagaaatctggCTCTTTTTGCAGATGCCATGATTGTATCGAAAATTCCAAGGAATCTACCTAAAAAATCTCCTAGAACCAATAAGTAATttcagcaaggtcacaggatGGAATTAACTACATTTCCATATACTAACAGTGACACCATTTTCATAAAAATCCtgtgcataaatgtttatagcTTCAGTAGGTGAATAGTAAAACTGTGCTAGAGCCAGACTGGGGAATATGGTCAGCAGTGAAAGGAAACTAATTGCTGATCCATGCAACAACACTGATGCATCTCAGAAGCATTATGCTGGGTGAAAGAAGCCGAACACAGAAGGgaacatactgtatgattccatttatgtaatatTCTTGAGATAATGTTCTAGAGATGgagagcagattagtggttgccagagatttTAGGATTAGAAAAGGGAGGGGTTGGTGGCTCTAAAAGAGTGACATGAGGGAGCCCGGTGGTAATGGCACGCTTACTTGTTAGTAGTGGTTACGTAAAATTACACGTGCTAAAATTGTATGGCACTGTGTATCTGCGCACGTGTacgcacacacactctcacacaggTGAGTGCATGGGGAACTGGAAACATCTGAGTAAGCTCTGTGGCTTGTACCGAAATCAGTATCCTGGTTTTGATAGTGTGCTGTGCTTAGGCAGGAGGTAGTGTCAGGGGAGGCTAGGTGCAGTATACACAAAACCTACCTCCCTGTATACTTCTTTGCAACTTCTAGTGACTCTGTAATTTCTTCAGattagtgttttaaaatgtttaaaataaagccTCCCATCCACTTAGGTCTGTGCCCCACTACTCTGCAAATTAAGTTCCTTCCAAAGGCCTTGTCAAAATACACGCACAAGTGTATTTTCATTAGAAATGTATTTTGCCCCCATCCTTTCTCTAGACAAACAGATTTCATGGTATCTTACTTTCCTGTGCCTTCCTTTTATTCTTCACTTAATAGAGATTGTTCCATGTTAGTCATGCTTCATTTTTTCAGATGCAGAAATTACACTGACGTTTCTGCCATGATGCTTTAATCTTGTTTCTATTAACAGACTTCCAGGGTGTTTCCGTTCTGTGCTGTTAGATACAATGCTCTGAAGACCTTGACATTTGCAGTTTTGCTGCTGCGTGAATATACTTCTAAAACAAATTTCTGGAAATTGGATATCTGGATTAGAATTTATCTACACTTCACTATCTAATCTTGAGAGCCACCACAAGATTGCCCTGCATGAGAATTGTACCAGTCCATACTTACCAACAGCAAATATCCTTATTTATTCCCAGAGCCTCTTTTAACTTCTGACAATATGTTAGGTTAaaaatggcatctcattgtggttttaattttcatttctctgaaacattggccatcttttattatttccaatatgtattttgatttatacttctttttctgTAGCCTGTGTTCATACTCATTGGGCTATTATTCTAGTGGGTTGTTGGCTTTTATAGGAGTTATCGATTTATAGGAGTAATTCATATAATAAGCTCTTTGTCTTTGATGTGATGTTGAATAGTTTTTCTCCTGTTTATTGTCTGCCTTCTGACTTTtcttatcattttcctttttttaggctatgttgaaatttttttcttttttaaatttttccttagtCAAACTGATTTTCTGTGGCTTCTGGATTTTATGCCATATAGAAAGGTCTTTCCCACAGCCAGATTATAAATTGCACGGTATTTCAATGCATTCAGGTGTAGCCCTATTGAGATCTGGAGTTACGTCCCCACAGTGGTGCAGCTGGGCATAGCCTTAGGGTCTGATTTCATGGGTCTCCTCAGCCCTGTTGGAAATCTGGGTCACCGCAAGAACCAGATCAAGTTAATCTCGCATCCTCCATAAAGTGGTGCTTTACAGGGAAAGGAAGTAAGGGGAGGACATTGGATGATCTCTGGCTCTTAGCCCATCTTTCAGCAACCTTTATTCCAAGAGATAAACTCCAGTAGAAGAGGTTTTTGTCGCCTCTGTGCTCGGGGAGTTAGTGGTTGGGTGACAGAACCCCTTTGCTAGTCTCCAGGGAAGGGAAA encodes:
- the LOC140610382 gene encoding short transmembrane mitochondrial protein 1-like, with amino-acid sequence MLQFLLGFTFGTMVGMYLAQNCDISHLAKELGEIKKDLDAKKKLPSHEMGS